One region of Suncus etruscus isolate mSunEtr1 chromosome 5, mSunEtr1.pri.cur, whole genome shotgun sequence genomic DNA includes:
- the LOC126009586 gene encoding protein UXT-like: MAMPPKQRALDPLGDKVLLYETFISDVLQRDLQKVLDHRDKIYEQLAKYLQLRNVIERIQETNHSELNMQVDLGCNFFVDTVVSDASRIYMALGYGFFLELTLTEALKFIDRKSSLLTELSNSLTKDSMKIQAHIHMLLEGLRELQGLQSFPESPSH; the protein is encoded by the coding sequence ATGGCGATGCCCCCAAAACAGCGGGCATTGGATCCCTTGGGAGATAAAGTGCTGCTCTATGAGACTTTCATCAGTGACGTGCTGCAGCGGGACCTACAAAAGGTGCTGGACCATCGTGACAAGATCTATGAACAGCTGGCCAAATACCTTCAACTGAGAAATGTCATTGAGAGAATCCAGGAAACTAATCACTCAGAATTAAATATGCAAGTTGATTTGGGCTGTAACTTCTTCGTTGATACAGTGGTTTCAGATGCATCCCGAATCTACATGGCCCTTGGTTATGGCTTTTTCCTGGAGTTGACACTGACAGAAGCGCTCAAGTTCATTGACCGTAAGAGCTCTCTCCTCACAGAGCTCAGCAACAGCCTTACCAAGGACTCCATGAAGATCCAGGCCCATATCCATATGTTGCTAGAGGGACTTAGAGAACTTCAAGGCCTACAGAGTTTCCCAGAGAGTCCTAGCCATTGA